In Deltaproteobacteria bacterium GWA2_45_12, the following proteins share a genomic window:
- a CDS encoding secondary thiamine-phosphate synthase enzyme has product MFQHYSIQLKTTEPIQIIDITDQVKDLCKQSKIQDGLVLVASSHTTAGVRINEKCEKLEADLKKFLTDLVPPGASYQHNHETLDGRNNAHSHLLAYLMGSRETVAIEKGQLRLGGWQSVFFVELDGPRSLRNIEITIVGE; this is encoded by the coding sequence GTGTTTCAACATTATTCCATCCAACTTAAAACCACCGAACCCATCCAGATCATCGACATCACTGATCAAGTCAAAGATCTTTGCAAACAGAGTAAAATTCAGGATGGATTGGTTCTTGTGGCCAGTTCCCACACCACGGCGGGGGTTCGCATTAATGAGAAATGCGAAAAGCTTGAAGCCGATCTCAAAAAATTTTTGACGGATTTGGTTCCACCCGGTGCCAGCTATCAACACAATCACGAAACCCTTGATGGGCGTAATAATGCGCATAGTCATTTGCTGGCCTATCTTATGGGGAGTCGGGAAACAGTGGCTATTGAAAAGGGGCAATTAAGGCTTGGAGGGTGGCAGAGTGTATTTTTTGTAGAGTTGGATGGGCCGCGATCTTTGCGAAATATAGAAATCACAATTGTTGGAGAATAA
- a CDS encoding exodeoxyribonuclease VII small subunit, producing the protein MSKSKNMKFEQALTDLEKLIEKLEQGELGLDESLASFEEGMKLVRFCEQKLNEAQGKVEMMMKENKG; encoded by the coding sequence ATGTCTAAATCCAAAAACATGAAATTTGAGCAGGCCCTGACAGACCTTGAAAAGCTGATCGAAAAACTGGAACAGGGGGAACTTGGCTTGGATGAATCCCTGGCCTCTTTTGAAGAAGGGATGAAATTAGTGCGTTTTTGTGAGCAGAAATTAAATGAGGCCCAAGGGAAGGTGGAGATGATGATGAAAGAAAATAAAGGGTGA